The following coding sequences lie in one Heyndrickxia oleronia genomic window:
- a CDS encoding ROK family transcriptional regulator, which produces MSDLFATPKSMKKLILRGIRSTLLDLGSATKLELSHALDISFPTISKFLTQMEKDGEIISVGFDASSGGRKAKRYRYNPEHMLGLAIFLEKTETNYAIFNCVGEIKKLGKAPSVLVDDGLNLLTKCIEIIMTSYPKISSVTIGVPGSVDSGRIFHIPGYMQFQNFDLKGYYEDYFSLPVVVENDMNAAVLGFHYHKGIKENQSLVYLYSGQNGPGAGIMINGDVVRGSTFFSGEVSYIPQYNDRNFGQVLEKKSGSRMIAADDEIDAISRLIASFVAIINPHTIIFCNDEVEKKVLEKITKVSSQYIPSEHLPELTVSEWKQDYLFGLQSLGIDLMMNRISK; this is translated from the coding sequence GTGAGTGACCTTTTTGCAACACCAAAATCGATGAAGAAGCTTATCCTTCGTGGTATTCGTTCGACTCTTTTAGACCTTGGAAGTGCGACTAAACTTGAGCTCAGCCACGCTTTAGATATTAGTTTTCCAACGATAAGCAAGTTTTTAACGCAAATGGAGAAGGATGGGGAAATTATTTCGGTGGGTTTTGATGCTTCTAGTGGCGGGAGAAAGGCGAAAAGATATAGATACAATCCGGAGCATATGCTAGGTCTCGCCATTTTCTTAGAGAAGACAGAGACGAATTATGCAATTTTCAATTGTGTCGGTGAAATAAAGAAACTTGGAAAGGCACCAAGTGTATTAGTTGATGATGGGCTGAATTTATTAACAAAGTGCATTGAAATTATAATGACTTCCTATCCCAAAATCAGTTCGGTCACAATCGGAGTTCCAGGTTCAGTTGATAGTGGTCGGATTTTTCATATACCTGGTTACATGCAATTTCAAAATTTTGACTTGAAAGGATACTATGAGGATTATTTTTCTTTACCTGTTGTAGTTGAGAATGATATGAATGCCGCTGTTCTCGGATTTCACTATCATAAGGGGATCAAAGAAAATCAATCACTAGTATATTTGTATTCTGGTCAAAATGGTCCAGGTGCGGGAATTATGATTAATGGTGATGTAGTAAGAGGTAGCACTTTTTTCTCTGGAGAGGTTTCATACATCCCACAGTATAATGATCGAAATTTTGGTCAGGTGTTAGAAAAGAAAAGTGGATCAAGAATGATTGCCGCGGATGATGAAATAGACGCAATCAGTAGATTAATAGCCTCATTTGTAGCGATTATTAACCCTCATACGATCATCTTTTGTAATGATGAAGTTGAAAAGAAAGTATTGGAAAAAATCACGAAAGTCAGTTCGCAATATATCCCATCAGAACATCTACCAGAGTTAACAGTGAGTGAGTGGAAACAGGACTATTTATTTGGATTACAAAGTCTTGGAATTGATCTTATGATGAACAGAATAAGCAAATAA